The Cellulomonas flavigena DSM 20109 DNA segment CGGGTTGCACCACTCGGAGCCCGACGCGCCGTTGCCGTTCCGCGACGTGTCGATGACGAACTTCTTGCCACCGGTGAGGCGGGAGATCTCCTGGCCGTACGCCTTGGCCTCGGCCGTCGTGCGGTAGTTGGAGACGTTGAGCGAGAAGCCGACGGCACCGTCCCAGCCGACGCGGTTGAGGCGGTTGGCCGCCTCCGACGCGGAGAGCCACGCCGAGTTGCCGGCGTCGATGTACACGCGCGCACCCTTGGCGGCGAACGCCTTGGCCGCGTACTGCAGGAAGCCGACCCGGTCGCCCTGGCCCTGGCAGTCGCCGAGCTGCGCGAGCGCGTCGGGCTCGAGGATCACCCACGGGTTGCCCTGGACGCCCTGCGCGACGGTGTCGACCCAGCGCGCGTACTCCGAGGTGGCGACGCCGCCGCCCGAGTAGTTGCCGCAGTCACGGCCCGGGATGGCGTACACGACGATCTGCGCGATCTTGCCGGCGGAACGCGCCTTGCCGGTGTAGTCGCGGACCTGCTGCTGGATGACGGACGCGCTGGACCAGTCGCCGATCCACAGCGCCTGCGGCGTCTGCGCGATCTTCGCCAGCAGCACCTTGTCGTTGCCCGACGCGGCCTGCCAGGCGGCGTAGGCCGCCGTCTCGGGGTCGACGTAGAAGTCGCCGCTGGGCTGCGGCTGCTGGGTGGGCTGCTGGGTGGGCTGCTGCGTCGGCTG contains these protein-coding regions:
- a CDS encoding glycoside hydrolase family 6 protein yields the protein MSPRPKPALAAGRKAVAVLAAGAVLAAGTTVLASTAANAAAGCRVDYAVTNEWPGGFGASINVTNLGDPLSSWDLRWTFPSGQSIQQLWNGAASSSGSQVTVVNSPWNGSVGTNGVISLGFNGSWNGSNAKPTSFTLNGTACTGSVSGGQPTQQPTQQPTQQPTQQPTQQPTQQPTQQPTQQPTQQPQPSGDFYVDPETAAYAAWQAASGNDKVLLAKIAQTPQALWIGDWSSASVIQQQVRDYTGKARSAGKIAQIVVYAIPGRDCGNYSGGGVATSEYARWVDTVAQGVQGNPWVILEPDALAQLGDCQGQGDRVGFLQYAAKAFAAKGARVYIDAGNSAWLSASEAANRLNRVGWDGAVGFSLNVSNYRTTAEAKAYGQEISRLTGGKKFVIDTSRNGNGASGSEWCNPSGRALGDRPTRVNDGSGLDALLWIKRPGESDGTCNGGPAAGAWWQSMALELARNAKW